Proteins encoded together in one Rhinopithecus roxellana isolate Shanxi Qingling chromosome 3, ASM756505v1, whole genome shotgun sequence window:
- the LOC104666989 gene encoding zinc finger protein 474 isoform X2, giving the protein MIRRPPTVVCYICGREYGTKSISIHEPQCLKKWHNENNLLPKELRRPVPKKPEVRTITAKGFYDLDALNEAAWTSAQSQLVPCNVCGRTFLPDRLIVHQRSCKPKAAK; this is encoded by the exons ATGATACGGCGTCCACCAACAGTTGTTTGCTACATTTGTGGTCGTGAATATGGAACAAAATCTATTAGCATTCATGAGCCACAATGTCTGAAAAAATGGCATAATGAAAACAACTTGTTGCCTAAAGAGTTAAGGAGACCAGTACCTAAAAAACCAGAAGTCAGGACCATTACTG CCAAAGGCTTCTATGATCTTGATGCTTTAAATGAAGCTGCTTGGACAAGTGCCCAGAGCCAGTTGGTTCCCTGTAATGTTTGTGGGCGTACCTTCCTGCCAGACAGACTGATTGTTCACCAACGATCTTGTAAACCCAAAGCCGCCAAGTAA
- the LOC104666989 gene encoding zinc finger protein 474 isoform X1, which produces MALRSTNHNTKPTMIRRPPTVVCYICGREYGTKSISIHEPQCLKKWHNENNLLPKELRRPVPKKPEVRTITAKGFYDLDALNEAAWTSAQSQLVPCNVCGRTFLPDRLIVHQRSCKPKAAK; this is translated from the exons CCAACAATGATACGGCGTCCACCAACAGTTGTTTGCTACATTTGTGGTCGTGAATATGGAACAAAATCTATTAGCATTCATGAGCCACAATGTCTGAAAAAATGGCATAATGAAAACAACTTGTTGCCTAAAGAGTTAAGGAGACCAGTACCTAAAAAACCAGAAGTCAGGACCATTACTG CCAAAGGCTTCTATGATCTTGATGCTTTAAATGAAGCTGCTTGGACAAGTGCCCAGAGCCAGTTGGTTCCCTGTAATGTTTGTGGGCGTACCTTCCTGCCAGACAGACTGATTGTTCACCAACGATCTTGTAAACCCAAAGCCGCCAAGTAA